The DNA sequence TGATTATGATATATACAAACTTGCTCAAAAAACAGATATTGCATTTTATGCACACTACTTACATGTAACGCAGAAGAAAAAAAAAGATACAGAGTATTTACTCAAAAAAGCGAAAAAACTCAATGTACTTCATAAACCAATTCCTCCTCTCGTCAGTGGAAAAGATTTAATTGAACTGGGTCTACAGCCATCAAAAGAATTTTCAAAAATACTTCAATCAACATATCAGGCACAAATTCAAAATATTTTTAACACTAAATCTGATGCTCTCATCTGGCTCCAAAAAAATCTACTTTCCTAAAATATTCATTTTATTTTGTAGTTTTGAATATTGATTTATAGTGTTTATTGCTGATTTTAAAGTCTCAACGAGTTTTGAACTGTATATTTGTTTATTACGTGTGTCATAATCATTGATAAGTTCTTTATAAATTTCTAAAAATTTTTGAGCTGATTCGATAGTTTTCATATTAATATGTTTGTTCGTCAAAACAGCAATAAAAAGCTCAAAAGCTTTTTTCTTTTTTATATCCATATCATCGTTTTTAATAAAATATGCTTGTGTTTTTTCATCAAACGAAATAAGTTTTTTCATAACTTCATTTGCGCCTTCAACACTTAGTGCAAGATCTTTCATATTATTTTTTATATAAGAGCGCATTTCGGTAAGATTCATTTTTGCTATTTTTTCAACTAATTGCGAATTTGCCAATTTATCTTGATTTTTTTTACCAAACACAATCTACTCCTTATATTTTAGTTTACAACAGTTTCAATTTCTGAGAGATATTTTCCTTCGAGATAATCAATTTTCATCTCTTTGGCAACCGTGTAAACTTCTTTATCTTCTATATTTTTTATCCAGGTTTTTACACCTTTTTCATGAGCCATAACAGTAAAACCATCAATTATATTACGATTGTGAAATAGTTTTTCTTTATTTGAATAATAGGTATCAAATCGGACTACATCAATATTTAATTCTCTTAAATATAAAAAACTTGTATGCAGTGAACCTAATCTGTCTATGGCTATAAGGACACCAAAAGCTTTTAATGATTTTATTATACTATTATATCTGCTTATATAAGAATAATACTGCATTTCACTTAAAACAAACATTATTTTCTTGTCAGAATATTCTTTTAAAAGTTCTTTTGTTTTTGAAAGGAATTTGTCATTTCTCAATGATGTAGGCAAAACATTGATTGCGTAAATATTTTCTCTGTATTGGCAGTTTTTTAAAATTTCTTCTAAGACCATCAAATCAAAACTCACACCGAGTCCCAGTTTATTGATAACTTTTAAATATGTTTTTGGATGAATTATTTTTTTGTTTTGTCCTTTGAGTTTAATATAACATTCTCTAAAGACTGCATCATTTTTATTGTTGTAAACTGCCTGTGACATAATAAGAAGATTTTTATTTTCAATAGCATCAATGACCAATAATTCCAATTCATTTGGATTGATACTCTCTTCTTCTTTGTATTTCATATTTTTGTTTTTATTTTGAAGATCAAAAAGGTTTTCTATGAGGTAATTTAAATCTTTTGAATAACTCGTATCTGTCATGGCTCCTGATATTTTTATCTCTATATCATCCACATTCAAATCATTGGATTTTAAACATATAAGTTCTAGCAAAGTGCTGTATCTGTCTTTTGCTCCATCAAGTCCTATGATAAAATCACCGCCTTTAATGTGACCAATAGGAAAATTTTCAATCCCTTCTTTTTTTAAATACTCTGTTATCCAATCAACAACATACTTTAAAACTTTATCTCCGTTTTTTAATCCGTAAAGAGAATTTATATCATTTAAATTATCTATACTGATAAGAATCAGCGTATACTCTTTTTTTTGTTTTATCTCTTTTTGCAAATATTGATACAGGTATTCTCTGCTGAATGTTTTTGTTACACTGTCTGTTATTTTTACATCAAATCCTTTGTATATAAGAAAAAAAATAAAGTAGATACTGACAAGTAAAAGTAAAACAGCTTCTATATAAAATGATATTTCAAGTGTAGTGTAATTACTGATAAGTGTATGAAAAATAAAGGCAAGTATAAGAGCAAAGATAGGTAAAGCCATTCTAAGTGCAAGCTTAAAACGGTATTCCCTCTCTTTTGTTTGGGACAATAACATTTATACGTCTAAATGCTTCACATCTTTTGCATGTGTTTCGATATAGTTACGACGAGGTTCAACTTCATCACCCATAAACAATGTAAATGCATCTGATGCAACAGTTGCATCTTCTATGGAAATTTGTAAAAGGACACGGTTTTCAGGTGTCATGGTTGTTTCCCATAACTGATCAGGATTCATTTCACCCAGACCTTTGTAGCGTTGGATATACGCACCTTTTCTTGCATAGTCTTTGATATTTTCCAGTACTTCTATGATATCTTTGTCAAAATGAATATCCCATTCTGTTATCTTTTTATAAACAAAACTTGCTTCATTGAAATGCGGAGCAGAAAAAAGATCATCATTTATAAGAAGCTCTTCCATTCCTGTTTCTGTCTGTACAAAAAGATGAATTTCATTTGTTTCTTCATTAATGGTATAGGTTAAAATATTGTTGTTTATTGAAGTTAAAAATTTCTCTATTTCAACAAACATCTCTTTTGCAGGCAGGGCAATCAGGTCAGGGTTTTCAATAAAATGACGGATAAGTTTTACAAGAGCATAACGACGATTGAGTGCTTCAAGTGAAGAAGCATAATGATCAACCATTTTAAAATAGGCTATTAAATCATTA is a window from the Sulfurimonas hydrogeniphila genome containing:
- a CDS encoding bifunctional diguanylate cyclase/phosphodiesterase; the encoded protein is MALPIFALILAFIFHTLISNYTTLEISFYIEAVLLLLVSIYFIFFLIYKGFDVKITDSVTKTFSREYLYQYLQKEIKQKKEYTLILISIDNLNDINSLYGLKNGDKVLKYVVDWITEYLKKEGIENFPIGHIKGGDFIIGLDGAKDRYSTLLELICLKSNDLNVDDIEIKISGAMTDTSYSKDLNYLIENLFDLQNKNKNMKYKEEESINPNELELLVIDAIENKNLLIMSQAVYNNKNDAVFRECYIKLKGQNKKIIHPKTYLKVINKLGLGVSFDLMVLEEILKNCQYRENIYAINVLPTSLRNDKFLSKTKELLKEYSDKKIMFVLSEMQYYSYISRYNSIIKSLKAFGVLIAIDRLGSLHTSFLYLRELNIDVVRFDTYYSNKEKLFHNRNIIDGFTVMAHEKGVKTWIKNIEDKEVYTVAKEMKIDYLEGKYLSEIETVVN